The following is a genomic window from Lycorma delicatula isolate Av1 chromosome 6, ASM4794821v1, whole genome shotgun sequence.
ACTGAAACTAACCATTTTTTTAAGTTgctaaactgaaaaattacaaaaattacaataaattacaagttcatccttgtactaaaaaaaaatcatgataactGAACGAATTTCTACATATACAAATAGAGAACACTTTCtgagtaaatatattaaaaaaaaaaagaaaaaacaaaacaactataaataactgatatttattattacaataaataatattaccaacatatatttgtggaaaaaaatttgtgttgGAATGAGTGGTTTCTGGGGCTCTAATACTCTTCGCAAAGTATTcgctttgaaattatttttaaaagttactttccattatttttttttaaagagcaataaattttcatttaacaacaaTCATCATCATCTGCTGCTTAAAAGGAATCATTTGgtcaattacaatatataaattattatcaataattaataattatttaacaaacattacataagtaattatcaatattattataattattaataattatgaacacacaattacacaaaatttctacatgttttatttataattctttttttttaaattttattcaataccCATTATTAACTCaactatcatataaataaattatttatcgcaagaaacatttaattactgtttattacttacattaaatcactaaaaaacaaactttaagaaGAGTTGTCGGAGCATTTTGTcatttaaaagcaataattaagTAACTTATCACTCATATCATTAAAAATCTGGACAcatgtaacttcttttttttaaatacataaattacaattattgcccgtcaatataaataaaatgttgcaaAACTACAAGttgaaaaggagaaaaaattattacaatttatataattcataaaaatccattaaattattttgtacaatagtAGAAATGTCTGGCTGTTAACATTAATTTCATACTAGTTGAAAACTGTCCATATGTATTGttgtttgttacttaaaaaaaaaaaaaaccaaaaaaccctTTGATGTGAAAACATTGACAATGTAAATCGTCAAGACAAACACAGCTGATTAAGTGGCGAGGAGCAGAACAAGGACAGTTTGGTTGTTCGGTCATCACAATTCAGGATTGGCCGGGCCGCACACAACACATGAAGTGGTATTATGTTATGACACATACATGATGTTCTTCCATTGTTCACCGCAGatgaaaaacaaactatttataataattattattacattaactaTTATCAATTGCACTGCCGAGATCGGCTTAATGTGTCTTAGAAAGAAGAGGAAACAAAAAGGCGAATCCCAAGTccatttaactatatatatatttaaataaaaaattattatagaacctttcgatttttaaattactttttaaaaatcatctgcCACCCCCTTTGGAACAACATCGGGAGCACCCAGTTagtcgtaaaaaaaattagaaatctggAGGTAGGGAGTGAACGGTCTAATATTCGGTTAACTGTCAGTAATAAAGTTAATGCAatcatacacgcacacacacacaaaaaaaacacatttatcagCAGCATCAGTCACACACGTACACGGCACTTCACTGCGCACTGTAACAGCAGCGATGGCGGCTGGTTGAGCAGCGATATGCAGGTCCACTCCGTAGCTCCAAACTTCAGTCTAACAGGGGGAGGCAGGACGGCTAACACTCAGTCCAGTCACTCATTTGGTCACTCATTATGCATCATCATCCTCTTCCTCACCTTCCCCTTCaccttcatcttcttcttcttctgtaaGAAAAGCAAAGaaaccaaattaattttacaatattaaaaataaacgaacatttaaaacacacacaaacaatttatcttttattaacagTTCGGCCAACTTCTCATTGAACCGTGAATGCACATCTAGGGGAAAATGTTTTTGTGAGACAATATACTCATTGAAACTTAGTGAAATTAGACTTCATGATCGAATAaacgtacataaatataaaacctaaataaacacaaataaatgaaatatttttttaaaatgtgcatggcttataccttaaaaaaaacataattacttcaatttaattatttatttcaataactaaatatatttatagaaaacttaGCCTTACATATAGTAGATTTAAACTGTAAAGCCTGCTGCtgcatttatgattttttaataaaaattattagtaagtggaggaaaaaaaacaaaaaaaaaaaaatcaaacaaatcagCAGTTCATTAATTTAGCTACAATCTTGTACAAAATATAGTACACATGACAATAAGGAAACAAgtgtaaacaataaaatgtaactctttattaaagatattattttattccattcaaAGTAAATATTGCACTGTTTATTCAcacaacacaaaataataattccaacAGTTGAtagcaaacatttttttggagTTTGTAATTCAacacagatatttatttataataatagttccGACTTCATCCAGCTCAAGAAACAGTATTATAAtgcagtaatattaattttaccgttaaaaaaatcccaaacaaaacaaaatcattactaatattttacCTTCACCTTCTTCTAAATCCTCCTCTCCTTCAGGAAGTTCTTcctcttcatcttcttcttcaccCTCAACATCTTCTTCATCCTCTATTTCTTCTTCCTCCccattctcttcttttttctgttttttaacttcATCACTTTTGTCCTAATAACAGagatcaacaaaaaataatatacttttaataattttattcttaacataTCTTAGTTTCAgaacataactaataaattaagacATACAAATAGGcagcaaacattttaatacagatttgattttatataaaaattaaaacacttctCAAACTAATCACGCTTCTCTAACTTTaacaaggtaaatttaaaaacaaaattctttgaaatcAACCTACAACTTTTTATCGGTTAACTAGGTTTAGATTATCTTTCACATTACATTACCTGTTAAATGCGATTGGATTTAACAGGCATTGTGTAAATAAGtccttaatgtaaattaaaattacctgcTAATAAACAAGGGATTTTCATTGATGTTTGTGTATGTTAAGAAAATTGTTACGTTAATTTATAGTTGGTATAAATATGGCTAGCtaacatttttaatgtgaaaaCAGTTCATTTATTGTCCAAGTGGTAATTACTGAATGAAGACTCCAAAATATATTTCACTACAGTTGTAAGAATAAGCGTTTTGAGCTACttagttttttcttaagaaaagaaCTTTTGAatctgatgaaataaaattttcatatgataGCTAGCTGCTTTTCCCCCCAACTGATATCGTTACCAAAATCAAACGATAAACAAAGTGGAAATCAGATTTCCACTTACCAAAATCAAAGGGAAGAGAGTATTACAACTGTAATTAAATCCATCATCGAGATGACAGAACATTAACTTTTTATGGTAACAATCAATTAACCAATATTGTTCTGAAggaaattaaccaaaaaaaagcaCAAATCAACTAAACCAACAACCacactaacaattaaaaatttgttattttatagagattatgataatgtaatttatctattaaaccTAAGAAATGagctaaaaatcataaatttttagttCATTGCATAAAAATGAGAACTAATGACTAATATCAGCTTACAAAGCAAGTTTTGGCAAACTGTATGCTATCAAAATACAGattgttacatttataaaattgtatactcTACaatattgacatttaaaaaatagattcaaattttcacaaatatatcaaccgtaacaaatataacaaaaatctacaaaaaatatattagtgtAGATTCCAGAAGTCATACTACCTACCTAAGCCCATTCCAATTGTAgtaccttaataaataaattaccagaGCACCACAAGtgactattaatttaattttcagattccATACCAAACAATTTTGATTTGTCTAACATCAGAaacattgtttgaaaaatataaatgtcaaCATAAATTTCAAACACTTCACAAAGgtgtaaaatttgtatacattatttCCTAAAgcacttaaaatatttcttcaatagaATTTTTCcccaaaagataatttttttttttttaaacttacgaCATATTTCATTGAAAACATCATGCAATCACACACAGTACAAGGCTAATATGAATTTTAGGAGTAATCAATGCAAACAGAAATTAACAAGAAAGTTTAATCCATTCAGTCaactgaaattgaaaattatttataaccctTGGAAACTATTAAATTCAATTCTGCTTCACTTAATCTTGTTAATTTGCTATGCAACTTAACATAGTTAATTTCTAGGTTTCCCAGTCCAGGATGTGACTAATACAAAACAACTGAAAGACAACCAAAAACCTGTGCAGTTACctttattgaaatattgaaaGTGATATGGATAAAACCAATCTGCACCAATGCAAAATAGTGCAAAATACACTAATCAGGATTGGACATGCTGCTATTCATCTACTGGTAGAGGGAATTTACATCTATTTTGGCAACAAGGCGTAGCAAAAATGCCAACAGCACCACTAAAATGTGAGTCAGTaaatattaatgaactaaaatattatttatttccaaatgaGGCGGCATGAAATTTTAACGggcagataatttaaaattacattaatattaaaagatggaAGTGTAGTGCGATCCAGATATGCAAtgcatcatttaaattttttattgtgtgcATTATATGAAAAGTACTCTGATGAATGTGGTTTCCTGGAAGTGTTTAACacttatatatataactttatatgaACAAATCATATTACTAGAGTTCGGCTTTCAGGTACATTAAACAAATGTAGAGAACTCAAAATACGAAAACCTCATAAACAATAACACTTCATTCAAACTTATGATTAACATTGCAGGTTTAACTATAGTATGATCAATTATGAATTTATCCCGAAGGTatcaagaaaatttgttttagatgtTCAATCTGCATAGAACAAGTTCCCCCATCTCATCAAGCCACAAAATGGCATTAAAATCGcattactttaaaattcaataacacAGTCCTGGTTGAATTCTAcattaatataagaatttttatacagtatataatatgaaataatgttcTTTGTATTTCTACAAACGCAATCATGATAATACAAccaataaatatcaattttatacatcaatattttgtacgtaaaaaataaactgcataaaattaattacatagatTCAACTTTTAATTATGTAGTTCATCTGACAACTcagattttttcaacaaataacgTTTTTGTGGCTTGACTTATTATATCAATACTAGACCAAatgtttcatttaactttttctaagtaaaaaaaaaaaaaaaaaaaaaaaacactacaaaataaagtttataactaggacattaattattttaaatgttgattttatcAACTGCAGATAGAAgtatctattttattgttataagatCTAAGATTAAAAACCTGAACTTTGTTTTATAGTAAATCTAGTGTCgaaaattaagcaaataattcACGATTAACATATTCCCTACGCACAACATATTACTGTATTTCAGTAATACTATATGTAAATCTAACTAGATTGATAAAATTACTGTACTTAAAATTTACTATGTTCACCTAAAAATTTGTGCATCAACATGCCTGACGGCAAGGATTCATGGTATTATTTCAGTATCCAGCAACTTTAACTTTTTGATATTGTTCATGGATGTTAACATAAACCCTATTTGGACAATAGAAAAaatggtcaaaaaaaaaatagtttattggcaCCTTGACACAAACACACACTGAGGGGGGGTATACGATCCAAGATCCAATGATCACGAGGATTTCTATTAACAACCTTCCCTTCCTTCACAGATTTTTAATTCTCTTAACATCAACATCATCttatcatttgtttattatacaatgaaagggctaaattcaaataaaattctgataaagAGGATCACATGAATTTTtatagcataaaattaaaatacaatttggcAGCGATGAGAAAACTGGGTATTTTGTAgcagcattaaaaattttattttccattggtcattcaatttataatttactattttcatattaacaagcacgatttaaaatttatactttaaaaattttaatttaccctcAGAATGTGAAATGAGCAATTAAACTGACTCGCTACAGAAAATACGCAGCAGAGCGATTAATGACAATAAAACAAACGACCACAAAATCTTATGGGGCTGAATGCCCACGTACTTTCATTAACAGAAATACTGATAGAATAACGGACGAAATTggctttcaattaatattttataagcacATAAGTTAATCATACTGCATATTTATTGAATTCCCAccgcataaaaaagaaaatttattaacatctaGAAATGAACATATAACGGCTAGAATAACAATCAAGGGAAAGAAGCGCGCGAAATGCATGTAAGCAGGAGCAAACCGATGGAGGGGACAGCGAACGGGAGAATGGAGTAGCGCGAGAGAGAACGAAAGGGAGAAAACAGCGAAGGAGAAGCCAGCTCAATAAAGGGGACCTGACGTGCGAGGCTATAAGGTCCTCGACCGCTGCACAGTAGTCTCGCACACGGTCCCTACCACATTTCACGACACATAAAAAGGGGAGGGATGAACGCGGTGCAAAGACGAAACATCTGCCGATAAACAATTACCTCACAAAAAAGGAAGTTCGGAGCACGCGGCTTATTAGGGTTTTTTATGACTACAAATTTTAAgcatctgtttattttaaaacgtacaGGTATAAAACAGTAACGCGCCAAAAAGATCGCCGGACCAATGAAAAGATTTCATCTAAAAGCTAGGAATTATTCCCTCCAACTATCGAAagcaaaaattgttataattttacataggataaaaaataatcgtagaaaaaaaattactctgcttagaaattactaaatttacatttgaaacaaaaaataaattttcggcCGCCAAACATTTACAATTgcttacagaataaaataaaaatcagacaaACTTAACTGGGAggaaaaggaatgaaaataaattagtttcgGCGGTTGATTGTACAAGCTTCTTATCTAACAGTTTCAAGACATTTCCAACAAactgcttaaaattatttataaaaaaaacagctgtagtgaATGTGCTGATAAAAATCAAGACATTGGAAATGTGATAGTGTTGGTACTCTATCCTAGTCTCTCCTGATAGTGACAAAATATGCATACATAAttgttttcatatactttttCTGTTGAACGCAAAACTACACAGGTACAAGTCTCGACGACCTAAGGTTAAGCTGTTAATGTTGGGCTCTTTAAAACTCAGCAAAGTGAAGTTTTATTAGAACAATTTCTAAAGAACATACTTCACTTCGAAGAATAAAATGACGATGGAAAAGTTCCATAAATCTTTTCTGATGTCTAAAACGTAACCCCACTAtccttgaaaaaattacataatacttttatatacacacacacacatatatatatatatatatatatatatatatatatactggattTGATAAACCGGTCCTAAAGCACATTTAGCTTGATGGGATTTTATTAATGgcaatatcttaaattaaaaccgtgtgtatgtatatatatattagcgattactttcttcatttgtttccagcaattatttttatttaataaggaaaaaacaaatttccctacactacaaataaataataaatttactcgtgtaacttattaatattaattggaagGCAGCTCCAAAAAGGatcaacagttttattattatactatagtTGGAGTGGAACATTAACAGAACACGTGGTAGTCCGTCACGGACGGAGACCACTGACGGACTGAAACATGAAATCCGCCATATTGTATCCCCCCACCATCACACCAAAATCAAAAGCAGCTGCGAACGGTAAGGACAAGCTCAACGCCGCACATACGCAAACCTTTCAACAGCAACGGCGTGAAGCATAAATGTTTGGCGCTATAGACAGAATTGTTACGAAAAAAAtcattctagaaaaataaatttgacagaATAAACCTACATCCTGACACCGAATGAAACGTGAACAGATTTAgtcaagaaagaaataattaacaataccattaaaaaaaaccacgaccgataaattaatatgtttattcctaaaatattaatgacaaaaaattttaatcagtaaCCTTCGAATAAATGGTTCCTAATTAAGCcaaaataacaaatatctttttaacGAACGGGAAAAAAATACTTCTGAAACACAAAATATCGATAATGAAAGATAATTCACGGTGACGCCTATTACGCGTGTGAATGTCGTGTTTGTTAACGTTCAACAGGTTGTAAATGCAGTAAGTGTAATACAAGACGTGCATGCATAGTGTGTAGTAAATAGGAGAGGTGAACAAGTATCACACACAGCCGCCCGCTCCTATAGTAGCTACACAAATTCACTGGCCGTATTCTTGAAAGACCCAAACAATTTCATAAACAATACTGACACCTGTTGCTGAAATAATATTGCTTTTACACGCAATAATATACAACTGTTTTTACGTACTAATAGGGGTAAAATTAATGTCAAATGCTTGCAATTTAACACGAAATACACCACTTGCATACTGTCTATTTCCAGTAAGTAAATTAAGACTGAATGTTTGCAGCATTTACATATTTACAAGCAATGTTTCTATAATGATTGCACAgactgatatttaataaaaaattaggatatatattacaaaaaaatcacaatcccgaacaaaacaaatcatttcatacaaaaactgTATTCAAAAAgtcttctgtattaaaaaaaaaagaagaaaaaagacaaGAGTGGTGTAAATGGTAACTTGAAACAATCAAAGTGAAACATTACTTCCTTCTACAAAGTCTTGGAGGTTAAACCATCCctaaatttacaatgaataaaaatcaatacaaataaatattcttgaaaaatatcaaGGCTGATGTAGATGACAAAGCATAATCAGGGCgttaaagaaatttgaattatacaaaaaaattctgtttattaaaatcaaataatgtaaacagacattaaaatctttaatgcaatagaaaattacaattcaaCTCTAATAAAGCAGGCAAAGATGAAATCAACttagtaacttattttaaaaatttaatggcagcaACTAGCGAATTTAAAatgaatcaattttatatttgtttcacaagtaacatttcatttaatgaaaaagcttcttttaattaaataaaccctTCAATAGgaggtattattattaaaaattcacagAAAGCAAGTTGGCAAAAATGTTTTGGAATCTTTTACAGCTAGAATAAATAGTAACAgacagtataaaattataaacaaaattatgtactGATCTACACACATCTCTGACAAATTGAAATTCATTTGTGctaataggaaaataatttaataattttaatacatgactttcaaaaatatataaaaaaccaccttaaaaaataaatataaaattaaacaggagAAATATAATTCATGAGATGTCTTACAACACCATGTTCCAAAGGGCTACAATCTACgccattaattttttcaattcacaTACTAAATTGAAGGAAAATATCAATATATCATCTCACGTGGATAACccacaaatttaatgaatttataaataaatgtcattacATATGAATGAATTTGCTCTAATAAACTTAACTAATAGATaagataaatactttaaaatcaaaGAGTGTTAATTAATACTAAAGTGAAgatacttttaagttttattagtgttataaaagtttatttgcgtaaacatgaaatattaaaactatcattaaagtgaatagaatattaaaaacctaATTATTTAACGCATATTAATcacagaaaaatacaaaacattctaaaatacaatacttaaaaaatgatttatcaaattgtaaaatttgcttttaaaaaaatgtaaataatttaacaccTTAGGAGATGAAATGATAGGTAAATAACAGCCAAGAGTAAACCCAGATTACTAAGATTTTATCATACTCCACCTCAggaaaaacatacaaatttatattagcctgtcttaaaaataaaaacaaaaatttatcactCGCAATCgatgaaacaaattataacttatgaattattattcttgttgtcaagtattaaataaaaatgaacaatccGGGCTGTGGGTTTTCTATTCACTGGACAATTAAGCAGTACAGGTATGCAGTATCAACATTGCTTATGTATTTGATGCCTATTAGGCAGTAGTGAAcatgtttattaacattaatgttaattagTACAGACTTGCAAAAAGagatggtaaatatatatattgagatgCATCATTATGTTTTTATAGTCATAAGTTACATGTCAAAAAATATTCGATTTCCTAACAacaatttgataaaaagaaagtGCTCTGAAGACAGAAACTATTCTCATtccacaataaatattataagattacctacttttgtaaaaaagtaatttgtaggGATCACTAACCCAAATTATATAATggtaaacacacacatacacctcataattttggttataacAATACAGCAGCTGCatgatatacatataattaagctgctcttaaagaaaaattaacaagacCTCTTATTAAAAGCAAAACAGCTACTGGGTCAAGCAGCAAAATAACTATCCTATATGTGTAAGTACTACCAACATCTGTATGCATTTATTGTACATATGATTTTTAAGCTGATTTTTCAACATCTCTTGTTCCATTCcaaaagaaaagttacaaagacaaagaataaaagtacaatattctTTCACTAAAAGCATACAAGGATTTTTTGGCAGTCAGGTTAAGCCActgattttaaattgtttgtgaaAATGAGTAGATCAAGAAACAAACAGGAGATTTCTGAATACATATACACACGCTTGAAGTAATTCAAATATCACTCTACGCCAAACCATTCAAAAACTGAATTGTTATATTTAGTTACCCAGAGATTGCAGAATAAGCAAACATATCCTACTGATCAGATATTTACTTCCTTCACATAATGTTTATCAATTACAACTGTATCTATTTTAAAGGGGAATAAAAGTAATGTAAGTTTAGAAATGATAGTAATTTTGCAAGAGGTGAAGCTCTAAGGATCTGGGAGGGGTTATCACTATCAATAATACTCCTGGcttttgatcttaaaaaaaatacaatagaagCCAATATTTATACTGAAAACATTTGGTAACAAAAACTGTACTCTTATGGCAAAATACTCTTGGGGTAAAATCATAATCAGTCAAACCATCCCTTCCTgaaattatttctaatgaaaaatgattatttgaacAATTATGTTCCTAATAAAATGACATCCAcaactttttagattatttaataaataaatgtcttatCTCATTTTGGACAGAATTCTGGACTACATAAGATTGAGGTAAGTCTACCagtaaatttatctattaaaaaaaaactgatcagtCAAAATAGATAGGAAGTAATGAGTAAATTGCAACAGTATGtagaaagaattaatttattacatatcttataacaagataaaaaatgaacatggtaacaaaatatattaggtATCACTTAATAcagaatcagaattttttttaaggtagatGAAAAAGATTGACAGTTTCTTAATTACATATGAAACAAGtgagaaatatttaattgataaaattgtaGGAAGGCAATTAGTtaagttactaaaaaatataaggaaaacaaGCCTGTCAGTCGTCTTGATAAACAAATTAAGTTGTCAAAAAACATATGACAGATATTACATCAACAATTACAACAACCAAAGCAACAAACTGTTATATTAAGGATTAAGGTATACGCaggaattcaaagaaaaattaattaagatgtaCACaacacaaatttaagaaaaatttcctattgatttttaaaggagaattgtttatttataaatcaattttgaagttttaataaaatcagacTAAGCTCAAACTACTCATAGATAGCAGTGAAAAAAACAAATCGGCTGTGgcacttaagaaaaatatattatcagttaCAACGGTCAAAATCGAAGCTATAAAATAGTTGTTTGGGAAAGTAAGTTTAcacgtaaaaataagaaaacattgtaattgatattttcgtcattaatataaaacacaactttaaaatagataataaacattaGCCTCTATCCAGGTTCCAGACCAACCTGGCTATTGATTCTCAAACTAGTCTCTACAGAGGTGTTGAAAAATAGACGTCCGCCATCTTCCCAACGAAGGCCAAGCTAGCCTCCATCCGGGCACAATAAAATAATGCGCGGGACGCcaatataaaaacataagaataataaaattaaaaataataataaataaaaccatgcaTAGATGAAAACTATTTAGATTTGGtataataaaattgcaataaattccTATTCACTTAAATTAACGACAATGGAAGTTTATAGAACTTAGGTTGTTACCGGCCGGCTTTTTCCACATGGCAACACGGGGCTAGAAAcagtgaatattaattttaaataataaaatgacaccACAAAATACCGTTTAGACAtaacaaatagatttatttagaataaaacatCAACAAACACACGGTTCAATATTACGTACAGTTGGCGGCACACGATAGGAAAGCCTTATAGCCTAAGATTATTTACAACATACCTCTGCAGGCCTTTTTGTTCCTTTAACTTCTGCTTTCGCATCGCCTCCTGATTTGTCGTTGTTTTCCGTGACTTTTTCTACGGCGACATCGGAGTTATTTTCTTTCGTACTCATTTTGACTAAGATATTTAAAGAAGTAAACTTCCACTAACGCACAGCAACACACACAACCTGCCTTTGTTCAAAACGAAGATGGCGCGGGCTTCAGGCTCGATAAACCGGTGATTGGTTGGTAGGAGAAattgttttcaaagaatttatcgAACCGAAGTTAAAGAAGAAAACTAGATTTTaaccttataaaaaattattataatcgtagagactatttatttttctttatcatatttaaaaaataaatgttaattctaTATTTCGAGGGGTTTGAGAGTGTTTTAGGCTACGTGTGTTTTGGGTTAGAGACTATACCAGATTCAAACATTGGATGCTTACACCTCCTATCGGGTGAATTTGTAGTTACCGTGATGGCAATTTGTATTTCTagcattgtattatattaaattaaaatcttaacttTCTGCAgtgtttaaaacaaatacattttgttCTAAATGAACATAAtctgtaaattattcattaaaatcctACTCAACGTAATAGCCACTATCTCGTCACACATCCTATGTATAAACAAAATGGTCGGCCACTGCGTTACTATTTGGTAAAAGTACTTATCGAATTTTAGTAATTCTTTTAAGCTTATCTTTTATTACTTAGTAAACcagtagaatatttaatttaaaggcttttattaaatagaataggtatgttactt
Proteins encoded in this region:
- the LOC142326060 gene encoding uncharacterized protein LOC142326060 isoform X2, which produces MSTKENNSDVAVEKVTENNDKSGGDAKAEVKGTKRPAEDKSDEVKKQKKEENGEEEEIEDEEDVEGEEEDEEEELPEGEEDLEEEEEEDEGEGEGEEEDDDA
- the LOC142326060 gene encoding uncharacterized protein LOC142326060 isoform X1, which codes for MSTKENNSDVAVEKVTENNDKSGGDAKAEVKGTKRPAEDKSDEVKKQKKEENGEEEEIEDEEDVEGEEEDEEEELPEGEEDLEEGEEEEEDEGEGEGEEEDDDA